One Chloroflexota bacterium genomic region harbors:
- a CDS encoding rubrerythrin family protein, whose amino-acid sequence MAKTKENLGSAFAGESEANRKYLFFSEKADQEGQKQIARLFRAAAEAETVHARNHLRIMGEIRTTKDNLLAGISGEHHEFTKMYPEFIKQSQAEGEDKAEGSFDLANKVEEIHHGLFRAALGMLERGQAMEEKPFFVCQYCGNTVEGEAPEKCPVCGVPRKMFKRVD is encoded by the coding sequence ATGGCTAAAACGAAGGAAAATCTGGGATCTGCCTTTGCTGGAGAAAGCGAAGCTAACCGCAAATATCTGTTCTTCTCAGAGAAGGCTGACCAAGAGGGACAGAAACAGATAGCGCGGTTATTCCGGGCTGCGGCGGAGGCCGAGACGGTTCACGCTCGCAACCATCTCAGGATTATGGGGGAAATTAGGACAACGAAGGATAATCTATTGGCAGGCATTTCCGGTGAGCACCACGAGTTCACCAAGATGTATCCTGAGTTCATCAAGCAGTCCCAGGCCGAGGGTGAAGACAAGGCAGAAGGCAGCTTTGATCTAGCCAACAAGGTGGAGGAAATCCACCACGGTCTCTTCCGGGCTGCCCTCGGCATGCTGGAAAGGGGCCAGGCCATGGAAGAGAAGCCTTTCTTTGTTTGCCAGTACTGTGGCAATACCGTGGAAGGGGAAGCACCGGAGAAATGCCCGGTCTGTGGAGTGCCGCGGAAAATGTTCAAGCGTGTGGACTAG